In Oncorhynchus nerka isolate Pitt River linkage group LG26, Oner_Uvic_2.0, whole genome shotgun sequence, one DNA window encodes the following:
- the LOC115110457 gene encoding ras-related protein Rab-3D-like: MASVNDSRLQQQPAQKDAADQNFDYMFKLLIIGNSSVGKTSFLFRYADDSFTSAFVSTVGIDFKVKTVFRNEKRIKLQIWDTAGQERYRTITTAYYRGAMGFLLMYDITNQDSFNAVQDWATQIKTYSWDNAQVILVGNKCELEDDRLVPTEEGQRLAEDLGFQFFEASAKDNINVKQVFERLVDVICEKMNESMGGDANLLSNHRSTSLQDSPPENHGGCGC, from the exons ATGGCGTCAGTGAATGACTCTCGCCTTCAGCAGCAGCCTGCCCAGAAGGATGCGGCTGACCAGAACTTTGACTACATGTTCAAGCTGCTGATCATTGGCAACAGCAGTGTGGGGAAGACCAGCTTCCTGTTCCGCTATGCTGATGACTCCTTCACCTCAGCCTTTGTCTCCACTGTGGGCATAGACTTCAAGGTCAAGACCGTCTTCCGCAATGAGAAAAGGATAAAGCTACAGATATGG GACACAGCGGGACAGGAGCGCTACCGTACCATCACCACAGCCTACTACAGAGGAGCCATGGGCTTCCTGCTCATGTATGACATCACGAACCAGGACTCCTTCAACGCAGTTCAGGACTG GGCAACTCAGATTAAGACATACTCTTGGGACAACGCACAGGTGATCCTGGTGGGAAACAAGTGTGAACTGGAGGATGACAGGCTCGTCCCCACAGAGGAAGGCCAGAGACTGGCCGAAGATCTTG ggtTCCAGTTCTTCGAGGCCAGCGCCAAGGACAACATCAACGTGAAGCAGGTGTTTGAGCGGCTGGTAGACGTCATCTGTGAGAAGATGAACGAGAGCATGGGCGGAGATGCCAACCTGTTGTCCAATCACAGGAGCACCAGTCTACAGGACTCGCCTCCAGAGAACCATGGGGGCTGTGGCTGCTAA
- the LOC115109889 gene encoding erythropoietin receptor-like, whose product MHNCVALSIVFRRQTVTKRDGENRRLELVAYQLCSTTERVGRFVLRGDNKMTNNNLNKLLAFCVLFCAQKTSIVHGAQALETKVALLLHAEPENPKCFAEGMSDLTCFWEEDEERAGSADQYSFIYTYQNENSSECSVTALPAAGGKRLYFCRLSQTQLFVPLDIRVFRDDLLIHNRSLFIEVVFLLDPPANLTLTSTGMQGQLKARWLPPSLKYMGDSMMYEVSYAMAGSHIGKVEEVQASSELILRGLQSGTKYKVRIRVKLDGISYSGYWSAWTDPVLMETMPGDLDPLIVSLSLIISLVLTLLSLLVLMSHRRFLLKKIWPIIPTPESKFQGLFKVYGGDFQEWLGHSTGGLWLRPTYFYSEEFPAPLEVLSEVSLGPVLPSSALPPKASEALGEEEDEDKKLKRVDPALMEGWRETPQEHWPMDQLRDIHQHPAPWTQSSLLESHDAYVTLNAQNHSLEEPLDDILEETLPLQVLFASGRTSSESRSDLGSVQQSSGSGRLSSQSSFEYPNHTWPSKGPGYTYMAVADSGVSMDYSPMSSNKTDDIGKGVIYTNEYKNEIPAHRRPIGTPIHFAF is encoded by the exons ATGCACAACTGTGTTGCACTATCCATAGTATTTCGGAGACAGACTGTCACGAAGCGAGATGGAGAAAACAGACGTTTGGAGCTGGTTGCCTACCAGTTATGCAGTACAACAGAACGCGTAGGCCGCTTTGTTCTCAGAGGAGACAACAAGATGACAAACAATAACCTGAATAAGCTGTTGGCTTTTTGTGTATTATTTTGTGCTCAGAAAACATCCATCGTGCATGGTGCACAAGCTTTGGAAACTAAAG TGGCTCTGCTGCTCCACGCTGAGCCAGAGAATCCAAAGTGCTTTGCTGAAGGGATGTCAGATCTCACCTGCTTctgggaggaggatgaggaaaggGCTGGCTCTGCTGACCAATACTCATTCATATACACATACCA GAATGAGAACAGCAGTGAGTGTTCCGTAACTGCCCTACCAGCAGCAGGTGGCAAGAGGCTGTATTTTTGCAGGTTGTCCCAGACTCAATTATTTGTGCCCCTTGACATCCGGGTGTTTCGGGACGACCTGCTGATCCACAACCGCAGTCTCTTCATTGAAGTTGTCT tcctGTTAGACCCGCCTGCCAATCTGACATTGACGAGTACAGGGATGCAGGGGCAGCTGAAGGCCCGctggctgcctccctctctcaaGTACATGGGTGACAGCATGATGTACGAGGTCAGCTACGCCATGGCAGGGAGCCACATTGGAAAG GTGGAGGAGGTGCAAGCCAGCTCTGAGCTCATCTTGCGTGGTCTGCAGTCAGGCACTAAGTACAAGGTGCGCATTCGTGTCAAACTGGACGGCATCAGCTACAGCGGCTACTGGAGCGCCTGGACTGACCCGGTACTGATGGAAACAATGCCTGGTG ACTTGGACCCTCTCATCGTGTCCCTGAGTCTCATCATCTCTCTCGtcctcaccctgctgtctctcctTGTGCTCATGTCTCATCGCAG GTTCCTGTTGAAGAAGATCTGGCCAATCATTCCCACCCCTGAAAGCAAGTTCCAAGGCCTCTTTAAGGTTTATGGCGGTGACTTTCAG GAGTGGTTGGGCCACAGCACTGGAGGCTTATGGTTGAGGCCAACCTACTTCTACTCCGAGGAATTCCCTGCGCCACTAGAGGTGCTCTCAGAGGTTAGCCTTGGTCCCGTCTTACCCAGCTCCGCTTTGCCGCCCAAGGCCTCAGAGGCACttggtgaggaggaggatgaagacaaGAAGCTAAAGAGGGTGGATCCTGCAttgatggaggggtggagagaaacCCCCCAGGAGCACTGGCCGATGGACCAGCTCCGGGATATTCATCAGCACCCTGCACCCTGGACCCAGTCTTCTCTACTGGAGTCCCATGATGCCTATGTCACCCTCAATGCTCAGAACCACAGTCTGGAGGAGCCTCTGGACGACATATTGGAAGAAACCTTGCCCCTGCAGGTTCTCTTTGCCTCTGGAAGGACATCCTCTGAATCTCGATCAGACTTGGGCTCCGTCCAACAGAGCTCAGGATCTGGCCGCCTCTCGTCCCAGTCCAGTTTTGAGTACCCAAACCACACCTGGCCGTCCAAGGGCCCCGGGTACACTTACATGGCAGTGGCCGACTCAGGCGTCTCCATGGATTACAGTCCGATGAGCTCGAATAAGACCGATGACATTGGGAAGGGAGTTATCTATACCAATGAGTACAAGAACGAGATCCCTGCACACAGAAGACCCATAGGTACGCCCATCCACTTTGCATTCTGA